Within Porites lutea chromosome 2, jaPorLute2.1, whole genome shotgun sequence, the genomic segment CGTGTttcgccgccaaacatttgaagtttgacagccattACAGTAATTAGCGCCAGGAGCCGATACTGTGGCTTTTAGTTTTTTGTCCGTGGATGTAATGCATGGTTTCCTGCTATGATTGACGATAGGTCCAGCTCCAAGTGTTGTTTGCAGGATACGACATCATGTGTGGCCCATCTGACATGCTGCAATGCTTGAAAAATTAGAGATTTTCCGAAGCATGTCGGCAAAATTAACGAAAAtgtcgtttgtttttttttcagatttcttcaaagccatctttaaTACCAGTTAAgtttttcggtaaatggaacaGATTTGTAAAAATGGCAAACGCGATTTTATGACGACATTTGCCAGTCCTGAAATGTTCTTACCATTTGCCAAAAGCGTGAACCGACCGTTTTGCCCATGTAAACGATAATCAACCAAGATTTGGCACtatgagaagagaaaaaagctaTACGTGCGATCTATGGTACAGAGAAACAGCGGATTCCCGGCTCTAGTGCACACAAGCCAATCACGCATGCGCAAAAAGATACTCATGTCTCTATCTTATGTCTCATGAGTGTAAATAGATCTTTATTAAGAATTCTGGTTGCCTTCAATGAGTATAAGCAGTGAGTTATCAAACTCACTGCTTATACTCATTGAAGACAACCAGAACGGTTATGCTGTAGTTGCTTACAGTTCTGCGTTCTCGTGGCTTGCGATTATGTCCCCAACACCTCCTCCCACCAACTCACTCTCTTGCTCCTTCAGGACTTTTACAACTAGggcttaaaaaggaaaaaaatgactgGCCACGTTCCTGAATGTAATCACTTTATGCCAATGACCCTTCCGcggtttttcaacttttgacacgGAGTAGTTAGGGAAAATACGTCGGCACTAATGAAAAGAACGCCTTAACATCTATAAAATTgctaagtttgaaagtgatacgtccTAAGCGAGCGAAGATATTAATAGCTCCTCAAAGTTGCTAAAGttcagacgtttgtatggtgagGCCCACGCGACTTTGAGAATTTCTATCTTCTTacgttttcaacaaatcactttcaaacttagcaattttattaatttaaaggCATTCTTTTCAGTGGAGTTGAGGGATTTTTCCTAACTTGTCCAGGCCataagatgaaaaaaaatatatatattccgAGGAAAGGTCTATGAGTGAAGTGAACTCACAGAAGTAAAGCCTGTTTTTCATATGTCGGAAAAATCCCAGACGATCGGCGATTTTACTTTTTGCCAGCCATTCCAGATTCTGCCTGTATATCGGATGAAGCCTGTTTTTCGTATGTTGGGAAAATCCCAAACGAGTAGGGATTCTACTTTTTGCCGACCATCCCAGATTTTGCCTATATATCGGATAATCGCCAGAAGTCTGCTCCAGTTTCTCCCTATTATgaatttggcgggaaatggAAAGTGCGCCAAAAATTGAATCTTGAACACAAATGTAACAGCATTTATACAGCAACATGGATGAACACGAGTTTATGCTGCGTCGTTCTCAATACATCTGCGTTCTTTCGCTCGTCAATGCAAGAATTTCTATTCTGGAAAGGCAGAAGCCACCTAAAAACACCATATCATTCTTCCTTCCCTCTTGGGCAAGAGATTCGAGATAGCAATCACTCCTGTTTTCGAGAGACGCCATGTTTACTGAGTGTGATGGGGATTGGTAAAGAGCGAAATCCATCGCCGACGTCCCCGACTATACAAATCTGAGTTTTCATTTGTCGGGAATGATCGCCGACCATCGCAGAAATCTAAGACGGTCGGGAAAATAGAAACGCTCCCGATTCTCCAGATTTGACCCCGTCCATCCCAGACTCGGGGATATCTACGATTTCGAGTTTTCATTAGTCGGCAAAATCTGGGCAGTCGGGAAACAGTAAAATCCCCGATAGCCTGGAATTTTCCCGacatatgaaaaccaggcttagttttaaggaaaaatagtaagAGAAGAAGCAGTGCTTTGAATAAAGTTgatgaaagttttctttggctGAAGAACTACTGAGCTTACTCTCTGGGAAGAGAATTCCTTTTGTCCtatcacttttttgcttttacATAACAACATCAGATATATTGCTTCAAATCAATAACAGTATCAAAATGAGGTAAGTTCTTGACACAGCTGCGGCTTTCGAACCTAATATTTTGCTATTCACCCTCTCAAGGTTAAGTACATACACCCTTTTCTAAGCTTTCCCTGAAATGCTGAAGCAAGCTGGGAACCGGGAACTTAAAAACACTACCCACAATACGAGAAAGGGTTGACTCGTGCACTTAAACGCGTTTTTCCGACAATCTTTCTGGAACAGCTATTTTACCTTGTTCAGTTGTCGTCAgggttttaaaaaaagttggtcGTAATTCCCCCTTCTGATTGACTGTAGTTGACAAAACCTTTAATTTATTCTCTGTGTAGGTAGTAGCCAGCGAACAGCTCCCCTTTTAACcggagagaaaaagaaaatcggcgagcgaagctGGCCGAGCGTAGCTTGGGGGAGAAGAAAGGCGAGGGAGCCTTTAGACTTTGTTTATATAATGATCTGATTGGACAGATCGCGGACTTTTGACTAGTGAGTGATGAATGTTGACAAAAAATACCCTGTCGATTTATTAATGTTTAATGCAAATTTCTTTTGGTGGAACACAATCTTCATTTTTATACAAAGGTATTGTCTACATTTGAGGGATGTTAATAGTCGATATTCGATGGATGCATTTAATATTTACATATAATTGATTAGTACACAAAACTGCCTATACAGTCCATGTCTACATTGCTTGCAGTTGAAAAGGCTGGTCCCGCCTTACTGGATACAAAGTGTTTGTGCAGAAAAGCTTCTTCAAAGCTCTCCTGCGTCCTGGCAATCTAATTGTGTGGATCAGTGGATTCAATATCGAATTAAGGCGGTAAAACGCAAAAGCTATCCTGAACAGTGTGAATTCAATCCATAAGTAACGGTCTAAACTTATCGAGATACTTAAcagttattcctcgagcccgaatgggctctgagtcaatagcccaggaggccgaaggccgaattggctattgactcagaggccatgagggcgacaggaataattgttttagtaaaatccaactagttcgTCAAAAAtgtcgagacaaaacaacttttagCTGGTTAAAGTTAGAcgtaaatccttttttgccccccaaaatCAGGCGCtcttcgctactagtgggctttACCATGTATcatagtagtagctcaaccaatcagaacgcagcattaataatagactACTAGTGGGATTTTACTCAAATTAATTATTACCCAGGGAAGAAGAGTAAATGTGGAGGCAGCACTAActacgaaaaaacaaaaaacaaaacaaacaaaacaaactttccGGTATAgtatacaccgaatgcaaatatggcggatctctcggtcggcccgggtctagttgcgcgaaagcgagacTAGTGAGGCCTCgacagttttgttttgactgcgcgtcttagcgattgagtcgaTCAATATGGTTTCCTTCGAGTTGTTACGTGCTTAAGAGCTATCAAAGAGGAGATTTAACTCCAGCAGAGAAGACAGTTGATTATATTTGCTTTGCCAAGGTTCTttacgaagaaagaaatggattcaaGCGATTCGGCCCCGCGAATGGAGGCACTTTACTATCACGGAGTTTAATAAAAGAACGAAAGTGTGCTCGCCTCATTTCAGAAGAGAAGACTCACGAAACTATTAGAATCGTGAATAACTGAAAGATTCATGGTtctgtttcaagtttgctttgtccgttctCTTACCAAGGAAAGGTAAATATCTTCGAGAACGAGTGAATCCGCCGTCGCGACTTATCAATCTTAATAGGCGCTCTCAGGGACACAACGACAGACAACAAGGCCGGATGTTTTCACAGTCTTTACGATCCTGTGTTCAAGAGTTTGAGCAGTGCcataaaagaagcaatttttggaaaatcgctGTTAGTTTATCTCGAAACCATTCGACAAGTTGCTAAAATAGATCACGCGCAAGGTCAAATACAATGCTCGAATACTTGCACGCTCTTTCTCTGCCagaacctttttccttcttactttcttagttggcaacggttcctctgttagttttttcagtgcacTTTGCTCAAGGACTCTTCTTGAAATATGtcgctttcttctggttcttacatagtttcacaggccacgcttgtaggattaacacaggcgattgttattgttgttgttatattttaacgCAGCTGTTTTCAGTGtgaaatctaaaagatcttACAGTCCACAGCGGATGCTCCCGTTCtcgagaatgtttaccttttgttggaTAATTAACAAACCATGCAAACATCTTGGAACAGCACCatctcttgtgaaaattatttcattcaaatactttcgTGAGTCTTTTCCTCTAAAGCaagtgaagcgagcacactttcgCTGTTAAGTGCTTCCCATCCCCGCGCCGAATCGCATGAATCCTTAACCttctttgtgaaaagatctcgagaaagtaaaggctattccagccagagtaaaatcttctttttggtgGCCCTCAGGTATGCAACAACTCGAAGCAAACCATATCGAtcgactcaatcgctaagacgcgcagtcaaaacaaaactcttgaggcctcactagcctcgctttcgcgcaactagacccgggccggccgagaggtccaccatatttgcattcggtgtatgaATATAAATATGGTAATAATGTTCCGTATTttttagtttgtgtagttaTATTCCTCGTGCTAGGTAGGagttgtttaatttgtgctATCATTTGCATATCACGCAGACTTAAACTTCCTGGAAGGTTTTGCAGTTTAAATCTTGAAGGGATAATTGTTAAACATTTCTAACtatgacaaaaaggaaaatttatgtTGTGTAGTTCAAAGGCTTAACGTGTATAatgttatttccttttgtttcttgtAGAGGTTTTCTAGAATAACAATGGAATGGTCTGAATGATAAGCTCTGGGAGATAAGGACGTTTTAGTTCTACCACTTGTTTCTAAAAGAAACCTAATTTAACTGAGACGTGGGCCCATAATTGATGGTTTTCacaatgacgtcatcaaattgcaaAGTCAAAACAACGAGGTTtgacgaattcttatttacactaggttgacgATAAATAGAAAATATATCTTTGTGCAAGTTTCCAGTCCCAAAGCATGattcattttgaaaatacagCACTTTAAACTGCCGAGTTTTCACGGTACGAGACACCAAACTAGGAATGCTGTCTAATTGAAAAAAAGtttctcctcttgattttcagcagtttaaccatttcaagtattaaaagATGTGTTTATGCGTACGCATGCTAGCTCTCGAGTGAAAAggaagagcttttatagaaaaagtgaacactagatttttttgttgatttccggcgaccatattggtgtaccaaaACTGTCCACAAATATGGCGCCTCTgtatacaaagctctacaaaggtgtgTGAAATGTTTCGGGAAATAACTCGGAAACTGTGGGCTACAAAGACCTgagatttggacaaattgtttatatattagtcttttataacatatcGTTTTCTTGGCATCTGCctctggacggtttccaatttttttGCCCCGTGTTTATTGCGAACAGTGGAAAGGAAGAATGAGCGGGATTTTTTTCTCTGGATAAAGAGCACCCTAAGCTTCCCTTTAATTCTTTGAGCCCTTCCTATTGTGAGGTTTACAGCTGCCTTTTGTTGATTTATCGTTCgatatcaaaaaaataaaatcggaaaaaaaagaaagaaagaaaactaccGAGAATATTAAACTTTTTTAATTACTTGCACTTATTACTTCTCTTTGTAAAGGTGCGAATGATCACTAGAAACAGTTTGTAATACTTTTCACTAAGTCATGAAACCTTCTCACAAGCTGGAAACACGAAAAACTACGTACACACAACGACCTCGATAATAATAGCACCAATCAGCTTAGACGTTTAGATAAGGGCAATTAAAAGAATGACAAGTTCTACTCTACCAATCTATTAAAATGGTATTAAATATGGTAATAAACCTCTTTTCTATCCTTTCTGTCAAAGTTACGCGTTTCGAACTATTAGATTACCAGCTGGTTAacccatttatttttttgtttgtaccttttgtgtgtgtgttctgAAAACTATCTTTAATCATGCAAGAGTaattaatatatattttaaagagTAATGTAAAAAAACCCATTGGAGATCTTTCACATAACTCCAACTAGAGCCACTATAGTGCAAAAGTGTACTAAATATGTAAAATACGCGGGTGTTTTCTTATGGGTAACTTTTCGTTTATTTGCGGCACGCACGAATAGAACCATCAAATAAAAGACGAATTGTGTGacaaaaatcattttatttttagcgttttcgcTTACAAATACtatcaactgaaaaaaatgaacaaaaggaAATTGGCAATTCAATATTTCGCATGTTTAGTCCTAGTCGCTACTGTCGCTACCGAATTTATCTAGAATGCGTTCTATTTTACTCGTCGTTTTGAATTCACAGCCTTTCCACACATCGCCATGTGGGCCTCCTCCGATGTCCGCTGTCGCTTCCTGGAGCACTTTTTCCTAGCTTTGTCCTGTTTTGGCTCAGGCGGTACGGGGTTGGCTTCCCCTGGGAGATCAGCATCGGCATCGGTGCCTGAACCATGTTCGTCAAGGCACGCTGCCTGACTACATTTCGCGGACTTTTGCTCTTCTGATGACTGCGTATCGAATCCTGTTTTCCACAATAGTCCGTGACATCGCCGTCTTGCTTGTACTTGTCGTGGCAGTCAGCTGTTTAGCTGTTTGGAGGTTTTGGTAAACAATTCGTGTAATCCTTTTTTTATCGATGATTCTTCTTGGGATAGAACGATAGTATGCTCTCGGCTGATGCTTTCGTTCTTCATAAAATTTCCAGCCGGTCAATGTTTGATGATGTATGATGACCGATATCCATTAATGGAAACACACGTGAGTTGCATGTCTCTAGCTGTAACAAGTAATTTGcagataaagcaaaataaaaactttgcaaaaattgAATTCTTTCGTTCCTTCAGTCTAATGACTACGTACAGTTTCCGTTATGTTATCAAAAAGAAAAGTCAGGGGGAAAATTGGGGAAAGCGGCGCAAGAACTATCCGGTTTAGTTGGAACACTGAATCTGTCGCAAAGAGCCTTTTTGTTCAAGTGAGCGATGAATATTGACAACAAATACCCTCGATTTATTAatgttttatgcaaatttcctttGGTGGAACACAATCTTCATTTTTAAGCAAAGCTATTGTCTACATTTGAGGGATCTTAATAGTCGATGGATACATTTAATATTTACACATAGTTGATAAGTCCACGAAACTGCATATACAGTCCATATCTACATTGCTTGCAGTTCAATAGGTTGGCGTAGATCACTGGATTCAATATCGAATTAAGGTTATAAAACGCTTGTACTATCTTGAACGATGTGGGTGTAGTCCATGAGTGACGGTCTAAACTTACCGCGATACAAATAATTATTACCCAGGGAAGAAGAGTAAGTATAGAGGCAGCACTAACTATGAATAAAGTtactgaaagttttctttctgcTGACATAACTGACCCTAACTGCTGGACATGAGCTTTTCTGATaagttttgaaataattataacatAAGATATTGTTAGTACTGCAAGGGTAAGAAGAACATAAATTATCCAGGGGTATCGATCTGCGAGGGGTACATCACTCATGCGAATGATTTGTGGAACACATGCTAGAATCAAAGCTCCCAACCAACTAAAACTGATAATCTTATAGTAAATGCGTTTTCCAACTAAACAATGCCTAAATGGATATAGTGTTGCGTGCAACCGCTCTAAAGATATTAAAGCTAGGTTTCCCAGTGAAGCTATCCAGCAAATTTCAGCGATTATTGTATATAAAGCTCTGAAACCATGTGTcgatcttttttctgttttaataaACCAAACGGTTTCAGGTCCCGCGACGGCTCCAGTAAACAAATCAGCTACAGTCAGGTTCATTATCAGGTACGTATTGCGTCTGCGTAGATGGCGGCTTCTTGCAAAGACAATGAGAGTGAAGACGTTGTTTATAATTATCACTATATACTCAGTGAGAAACACTGCAAACCAGATGTTCTTCGTCCCATCAATCGACATCCTTTAAACATATGACAGTAgcctttttcttgtcttttaaaTGGGATCTggaataagaaaaagaaaatcatttcacCTTAACCTTCGGACCTACACTCAAAGTCCTACCCCCACCTTGGTACCCACCTTGGTACAAGGGGTTGGGGCGTTGATGGAACCCCTTTCCTGAGATTTTGaaatgttgcagtatttcgaaacgattttgccttcagttgAAAGCCTGTGAtcgcgctgctggaggcctgtgacgtcactaaACATGgttgccatcttggattttttcaagaattagaaatcaggtaaaaacCGAGAGAATTGATAGGTTTTCTTTGGCTTGACATGTAAAGTACCACACCAATAAATACTTTGCATCATTTTCTCCTCAATCTTTACTTTTGTTgctgaaagaagttgaaaaaacataacttttcactcaaaaatggcttgaccgcCTGCTACCTATGACGTTATATCTCTCGTtaccatagtaactgaccatcactaaacttgtctcaaaatgcgggcGAGGGATAAACTGAAAGCGCCAGGTGCTGATGCTTTATTGTCTAGGAAAAGACTCAGAAAAAATACTAGgctgagggggaggggggttggtcTTGTAAGTTTGAGCgataaaaaaacaacataaaacaacaacagaaaagcGAAGTTCAAACTCTCTACCCTCTTGAAGCGTAGGATATGTTGGTATTAATCATATAATCTCCTGTGAAAGTGATTCATGAGGATGCCCTTAGTGTATAGTTTTTAAATCCAACCCCGCTAGGTGCACCTGTACCAGCGGAATAACTAAAGTTAAAGCGATGTGTTAAAGCTACTTATATCTTAACGTTCATAGTATTTAATCAATGTTTTACTTTCTATACTGGGACTGCACAAGATTCCTCAATATGGACATGATCAAATATGAGCCCATAGCTTAATTCTAAACGACTAAACCATACTCCATTTTTTTAGTTGTTTACTGACTACAGCTACACTCCATTAACACCCTCTTAAACGACTAAACCATACCCCAAGGAATATGTGTATACTGAGAGGGCTATTATTTTATCGTTCCGTGAGAAAACTACCTCTTGCGAAGATAAATTTACAGCTGTATTTTATCGAAAAAAgcctggaaaaagaaaaaatgttcatCAACTTACACACTTTTCTCTGTAAAGGTGGGATAATCCCTAGAAACAGTCTGTTGTAGTACCTCTTTATCAAGACAATTTCAAACGGACCGTGTACTCAAAGCAGAAAAACTTTTGGAACACCGCGTCGATAAAATTGCCTTAATTAGCAGATCAGCTCCTGAGTTTCAGGTTGAAGTCATTAGAAGTTTGTGACATTATTGCCACTGCCAAATGTTTAGACCAATGGTATTAAATATGGTAATAAGTATTCGTAGTTTCTTGTTCCTGTAGTTATATTGTTCGGGCTAAGTAGCAGTTGTTCAATTATTTGTGCaatcattttcatattatgCAGACGTGAACTTTCTGGAAGGTTTTCACGCTTTACTCTTGAGTGGATTATTGTTAAAGATTTCTAACTTTGACAAAGGGAAAATTTGTGTTTTCTAGTTCAAACGCATataaatttatttccttttgtcttTGAAAATTCTTTGAGCACTTCCTCTTGGGAGGTTTAATTTACAGCtgccttttgttatttaaaacaaaataaataaataaaaaagaagaaagaatgaTACTGAAAATATTAAACTTTTTCAATTACTTACATTTTACTTCTCTTTGTAAAGGTGTGAATGATATAAGTCACTAAAAACAGTCTGTAATACTTTTCACTGCATGAGTCATGAAACCTTCTCACCAACTCGAACCACGAAAAACTACACACCCGGCAAGGAACTcgataatagcggagctctcccGCGCAAAGCGCGCCagtggagcaccatgggtaagaaaatgaagtaatctacccatccgagaaaatttggtaatcacgtgaccgtacaacCACCgcccgagcgaccgtccgtccacaccacaggcataccaatgttaaataactcaatcaacagatatggcaacccaaatgcaactcaaagTTATTTTGGCGGAAAATCGCATAGCCATCGAAGTCTTGTTAAGCAGAGACAGAGTGAATAAAGACGAAAATttaaagcggaaattgtttctgtatccgtgttgtctaaagtattcaGCTTAAATTCATTGTCCagcatgtccacaaatttggaatataggagaaagacagagaaaaaatgaaaaacaggctgcaggccagcgaagctcaacgagggAAAgagcgacagagatctagagcgagagggAGAAAAAAcgaaggagacatttttttgttggaagaacaacatgaaaattttgtagcggcggtgacaaaataagaaaaggtagcggccaccaatgcaagatGATAATGAgtggcaataaaaaaaaaagtgaacgagaacacgtacgacatttcctccataaaacgtgcaactaagaagtttctggaagtttcacgttgtagtcgtgcaaaacaacggcaaagaaatgtacaaaaaaaaagtgagctgcacgtgcaaagttgcttttttttttgctaattagccctttttttaccgttctccAGCGTTGCCTTCACGGATTAGCAcaacacgattttatattttgtttgagcaaactatatataaatattatcgagagcttcgcttttagccgtggctaaatctatatatgtTATTAACATCAATCAGCTCGTTTAGATGAGCACAGTTAAAGGACTGACATGTTTTACTCTTACTACCAATCTATTAAAATGGTATTGAATATgtaaaaaaacctctgttctaTCCTTTCTGTGCAAGTTACACGTTTCCAATTATATTAGCAGTTGGTTAACCCAtatgtttcttgtttgttcgttttgtGTGTGTGACTGTGAGTGTGTGTTTTGAAAACTATCGTTAATCATGCAATAGTAATTATTTAATGAAAAGAGTTATGTAAAGAGTACCCCTTAATaacaaaaacgcaaaaaatataGGAGAATTACCATACTCGATTCATTGCAGTAAGATGAGAAAGAGTCGTTTTTGGCTTCAAATGATTATTACACTCTTTTGAACTGAAGCAAGAGCAATAAGCGATGGGCGGGCGACTTAAGGTAATAAAATGTCAGTGGCACAGCTGCCCTAACTCATTAAGCCCGGGCTTAACAAAAATTTGTGTTAAAATGAGCTCATGTACTTGCACGTGACAGGGAGTGATTCAACCAAATGTCAAGGCTTCGCTCCGTAATAGAAATCGCGCCGACGacatcaccgttcttatgtgtgaacaggaGCCCTGTCCGGTGTGGTTTTCGCGCAGGCGCAAGTGCTGACCGGTACGTATGGCTTGAACACTGAATCTGTCGCAAAGAGCCTTCTTGTATAAGTAGATACGTTGCAGGGGTCCCATTTGTTTACTTTGATAGCATGTGAGAGTTATGAACgcttaacattttttaaaattgccaagtttgaaagcgATACGTCCTAAGCGAGCGACGATATATCTCcgcaaagttgcgaaaattCGGAAGTTTGTATGGTGGGGCCCACGCGACTTTCAGGAGTTCAATCTTCGAAAGTTTTCAACCAATCACTTTCAAAGTcagcaattttactaatttaaaggcattttttttaGCGGAATTTACGAATTTTTCCTGATTTGTTCGTGccagaagataaaaaaaaaaaagaaaaagaaaaaaaaattccttggaAAGGTCTATCGTTGCGCTTGTGATGAGATATGATACCAAAGGAGTGAAGTGAACTCACAAAAGTAGGGAAAAAGAACAGTGGcgaatccaggggaggggcctgggggCCCGCTCCCtcctttatttttagaccaaacaaCTAAGGCCTGAGGGGCTCCCttccccccttatctcagggtctggatgaccaccgCCTTGCTCCCCACCCTCTCCGCTTCCCCTTATCTgtaggtctggatctgccactgacgGAGTAAGTGTAGAAGCAGCGCTTTGAATAAAGTTACTGAAAGTTTTCTTTAGGCTGAAGCAGCTGAACTCGCTCTCTGGGAAGAAGATTCCTTATCACTTTTGAAATTTACATAAAAACATCAGATGTATATTGCTTCAAATTATAACAGTTTCAAAATGAGATAACTTCTTGACACTGTGGCTTTCGAACctaatttgttgtttttcactgcCTGCAAAGGTATTCACATACACCATTTTCTAAGCTTTCAATAAAATACTGAGACAAGCTGGGAACCATGAACTTAAAAACACTACCCACAATACCATACGGGGTTGACGCGTGCACTTAAACGCGTTTTCCCGACAACGTTTCTCGAAACCGCTGTTTTACTTCGATCAGATGTCGTCagggtattttttttcattttcaatgtTAAAAGTTGGTCGTAATCACCCCTACTGATTGACTGGAGTTGACAAggtcttttatttcattatctGTGTAGGTTATATAGCTAGCGAAGAAGTGGAGAGgggcgaaaaagaaaatcggcCAGCGAAGCATGCCTTGCGTAGCCTGGAAGAGAACAAAAGGCGAGGGAGCCTTTAGAAATTCTTTATATTATAATCTGATTGGTAGATCACTGACAGTTGACTGTTGACCGATGAATACCTGCGATTTATCAATTATTTATGCAAATGTCCTTCGGTGGAACACAATCTTCATTTTTAAACAAAGCTATTGTCTACCTTGAAGGGATCTTAATTGTCGATGGACGCATTTAATGTTAACACATAATTGATAAAAGTCCACGAAACTATATATAGAGTTCATGTCTAGATTGCTTGCAGTCCAATAGGTTGGTCCTGCCTTACTGGATACGAATTGCTTTTGCAGAAAAGCTCCTTGGAAGCTCTCCTGAACTCTGTCAATCTAATTGCATAGATCACTGGATTCAACAGAGAATTAAGGAAA encodes:
- the LOC140928838 gene encoding uncharacterized protein, with the translated sequence MSIDGTKNIWFAVFLTEYIVIIINNVFTLIVFARSRHLRRRNTYLIMNLTVADLFTGAVAGPETVWFIKTEKRSTHGFRALYTIIAEICWIASLGNLALISLERLHATLYPFRHCLVGKRIYYKIISFSWLGALILACVPQIIRMSDVPLADRYPWIIYVLLTLAVLTISYVIIISKLIRKAHVQQLGSVMSAERKLSVTLFIVSAASILTLLPWVIIICIAVSLDRHSWTTPTSFKIVQAFYNLNSILNPVIYANLLNCKQCRYGLYMQFRGLINYV